Proteins found in one Maridesulfovibrio sp. genomic segment:
- a CDS encoding ABC transporter transmembrane domain-containing protein, translating to MTAMEKSQNMASRGQITCALGDEGITGELFFALQNSKIEQNQYLFALIGVLTDLRWKGTIKDLVSSLPSKGEGELDLPGMRNVLSRLGYTTEVFPAGCVKVLTASALHIANNGEATIINPEDQIPRHGQIMFYELESNTAERPPQTSWLHWTISGLWPQILTAVISSLFTNLCALALPFYIRYVYDRAIPAHSENALIYLGSGVLLVVFFNTIFRNVRSRMLTYAGSRIAYLAGTESISKLLSLPLSVLQRSSADSHILRFRDLERLREFVTGSFASTLLDAPFIVIFLIAIGYLGGNLVVVPLCALIFYGLLIPVLSMAEDRAMRISAKLNADRTAMQHDVVTNIRDIIGVGMEYQWLQRYSQLMTKSARANREYTIVSTLLRIISRSISAITALATLAFGVKLVFDNSITAGALIAAMMIIWRITAPAQTFATTFSRYYQLRHSANQIDRLMDLSGENLEHSLVSPLKGLPKTISVNRVVYRHSPNREPALAGLSFNAEEGQIIGITGPNGSGKSTLLLTITGLLQPQGGSIMIGGRDIRQFQPEDLRSWLGYMSSDERPFRGTLRSNLLAGKPDATDLDMQIALKKAGVPNLINELPEGLNTPIFTKRGLRVGHDTQQAITIAKILLKDSSILIFDDPIFHSEKQESNFIHTLNDYRGKRTVLIASHNKALLEQCDRVLLLDHGLAVSFGSIPKPEKTNSTSGQ from the coding sequence ATGACAGCGATGGAAAAAAGCCAGAATATGGCCTCCAGAGGCCAAATAACCTGTGCTCTTGGAGACGAGGGAATCACCGGAGAATTATTTTTTGCACTCCAGAATTCAAAAATTGAACAAAACCAATATTTATTTGCTTTAATCGGAGTACTGACAGATCTACGCTGGAAAGGCACAATCAAAGATCTAGTTTCGTCTTTACCGTCAAAGGGAGAAGGAGAGTTAGACCTACCAGGAATGCGCAACGTATTATCCCGGCTGGGCTACACTACAGAAGTTTTTCCGGCCGGATGCGTCAAAGTCCTGACTGCTTCGGCACTGCATATCGCAAATAACGGCGAAGCCACAATAATTAATCCAGAGGACCAAATCCCCAGACACGGACAAATTATGTTCTATGAGCTGGAATCAAATACAGCCGAACGCCCACCGCAAACATCGTGGCTGCATTGGACTATTTCTGGACTTTGGCCGCAGATTCTGACAGCTGTAATCTCCAGTCTCTTTACTAATCTGTGTGCATTGGCCCTGCCTTTCTATATCCGTTATGTATATGACCGAGCAATTCCTGCTCATTCAGAAAACGCGCTTATCTATCTTGGGAGCGGAGTTCTGCTGGTCGTCTTTTTCAATACCATCTTCCGTAACGTCCGTTCACGAATGCTTACCTACGCGGGAAGCCGTATAGCCTATTTGGCCGGCACAGAGTCCATAAGCAAACTGTTAAGCCTGCCCTTGTCGGTTCTACAACGGTCCAGCGCGGATTCGCATATTCTTCGCTTCAGAGACCTTGAACGACTGCGGGAATTCGTAACCGGCAGTTTTGCCTCCACATTACTTGACGCACCCTTCATTGTAATATTTTTGATCGCCATCGGTTATTTGGGCGGTAACCTCGTTGTGGTACCGTTATGTGCACTCATTTTCTACGGTCTCCTCATTCCCGTCCTCAGCATGGCCGAGGACAGAGCCATGCGTATTTCCGCCAAACTCAATGCTGACCGCACTGCCATGCAGCATGATGTAGTCACCAACATCCGAGACATCATCGGTGTAGGAATGGAGTATCAGTGGTTACAACGCTACTCACAATTAATGACTAAATCAGCACGAGCCAACCGGGAATACACCATAGTTTCTACATTGCTGCGCATTATCTCCAGATCCATTTCTGCTATAACTGCGCTGGCAACATTAGCCTTCGGCGTGAAGCTTGTTTTCGACAACAGTATAACAGCTGGTGCTCTAATAGCAGCAATGATGATCATCTGGCGGATAACCGCCCCAGCCCAGACCTTTGCCACCACTTTTAGTCGTTATTATCAACTTCGCCACTCTGCAAATCAGATTGACCGACTTATGGACCTTTCCGGTGAAAATCTTGAACACTCACTTGTTTCGCCGCTAAAGGGTCTACCTAAAACCATTTCCGTAAACAGAGTTGTTTACCGTCATAGCCCTAACCGGGAGCCGGCATTAGCTGGGTTGTCTTTCAATGCGGAGGAAGGCCAGATTATAGGCATAACTGGACCAAACGGATCAGGTAAATCAACACTCTTACTAACTATAACCGGACTGCTCCAACCACAGGGCGGAAGCATAATGATCGGAGGTCGTGATATTCGCCAATTTCAGCCGGAAGACCTGCGCTCTTGGCTTGGTTATATGTCCTCTGATGAACGCCCATTTCGTGGAACTCTACGCAGTAATCTACTTGCAGGCAAGCCTGACGCAACGGATTTGGATATGCAAATTGCCTTGAAAAAGGCAGGGGTCCCCAACCTAATAAACGAACTTCCTGAAGGGCTGAATACCCCCATATTCACTAAACGGGGCTTACGGGTAGGTCATGATACGCAACAAGCTATCACAATCGCAAAAATTCTGCTCAAGGATTCCTCTATCCTTATTTTCGACGACCCCATTTTCCATTCAGAAAAACAAGAATCCAACTTCATTCACACACTTAACGACTATCGCGGAAAACGCACAGTGCTCATAGCTTCACACAATAAAGCTCTACTGGAACAATGCGACCGTGTACTTCTGCTTGATCATGGGTTGGCTGTAAGTTTTGGATCTATCCCAAAGCCCGAAAAAACAAACAGCACTTCTGGCCAATAA
- a CDS encoding HlyD family type I secretion periplasmic adaptor subunit yields the protein MTKKAKITIDLFRERNITPTRESQPVRLVSWLAAIFIFALVGWSFVAKIPEVSRTRGQVAPRGDMILVQSLEGGQIVDFLVKEGQMVAKGQPLIRFEPLKTETDVKQLASRRIFLELEAERLKAFVSGKAPQFNKYEKKDGLFTEQQEQLLLAQRAELDAEVQALNEQLQQKQQYLEAVKKTRSVLVDQLKSAKEISNIYKNLQRKKVASWLEHQNARQRESEFKKELEELDGMHRVTEKEILEIEEKQKKVRRNMFADAQEARSKVLSELAEVKQRLAERQTSLDRLLINSPAAGIIKSLPFTTLGAVVNPSEILAEIVPVDVDLMVEVQISPREIGFIHQEQPVTIRIDTFDYARYGTIDGVMEKISPTTFTGPKGELYYHGEVAPQKKYLGSDPTKNVLIPGMTAEVDIITGEKTVFEYLLKPVFTLAHDSFTER from the coding sequence ATGACTAAAAAAGCTAAAATTACAATTGATTTATTCAGGGAAAGAAACATTACTCCAACACGTGAATCACAACCAGTACGGCTAGTTTCATGGCTAGCGGCAATATTTATTTTTGCCCTTGTCGGCTGGTCCTTTGTAGCCAAAATACCAGAAGTTTCCCGTACAAGAGGCCAGGTGGCACCTCGTGGTGACATGATACTGGTACAAAGCCTTGAGGGGGGACAGATCGTAGATTTTTTAGTCAAGGAAGGACAAATGGTTGCTAAGGGGCAACCACTTATCCGCTTTGAACCCCTAAAAACGGAAACAGATGTTAAGCAGTTGGCTTCCAGAAGAATTTTCTTAGAATTGGAAGCAGAACGACTGAAAGCTTTTGTTTCCGGCAAGGCTCCTCAATTCAATAAATATGAAAAAAAAGATGGACTTTTCACGGAACAGCAAGAACAGCTATTATTAGCTCAACGCGCTGAGCTTGATGCAGAAGTTCAGGCTTTGAATGAACAGCTACAACAAAAACAACAATATTTGGAGGCTGTGAAGAAAACACGCTCGGTTCTAGTGGACCAGCTTAAATCTGCAAAGGAAATATCCAATATTTATAAAAACCTGCAAAGAAAAAAAGTTGCATCATGGTTGGAACACCAAAATGCCCGGCAACGCGAATCTGAATTCAAAAAAGAACTTGAAGAACTGGACGGTATGCACCGGGTCACTGAAAAAGAAATTTTGGAAATTGAAGAAAAACAAAAAAAGGTTCGCCGAAACATGTTTGCAGATGCTCAGGAAGCACGCTCCAAGGTCCTTTCCGAACTGGCAGAAGTCAAACAACGTCTTGCGGAAAGACAAACCAGTCTGGATAGACTGCTAATCAACTCCCCGGCTGCAGGGATTATTAAATCACTGCCCTTCACCACATTAGGAGCAGTGGTCAATCCCAGTGAAATTCTAGCTGAAATTGTTCCGGTGGATGTTGACCTGATGGTTGAAGTTCAGATTTCGCCCCGTGAGATCGGATTTATTCATCAGGAACAGCCCGTAACTATCCGTATCGATACATTTGATTACGCCCGTTATGGAACCATTGACGGAGTTATGGAAAAGATCAGTCCGACGACTTTCACCGGACCAAAAGGCGAATTATACTATCATGGTGAGGTGGCTCCGCAGAAAAAATATCTCGGCAGCGACCCGACAAAGAACGTTCTGATCCCCGGCATGACCGCTGAAGTAGATATTATCACCGGGGAAAAAACCGTATTCGAGTATTTGCTAAAACCAGTGTTCACATTGGCTCACGACAGCTTCACCGAGCGTTGA